TTTCGTGGCGAAAGAGGCCATAGGCGCCCTCGCCCAGGATCCGCAGCACGCCCTCCTTGAGACCGCCGATTCCCGTCTCATTCGTTGACATGACCTCGGTGCGCAGGCGGCGTCGCTCGGCGAGGCGCAGGTACATGCGCATCAGCTCCTTGGCGAACAGACCGGCCTCGTCGCCGCCGGTGCCGGCGCGCAGCTCGACGATGGCGTTGCGCTCGTCATCGGGGTCGCGGCCCACAAGCCGCTCGCGCACGTCGTCCTCGATCTCGCTTAGCTCCTCCTCGGCCGCCGAGAGCTCATCCGCGGCCAATTCGGCGAGCTCGGGGTCCGAGGAGTTCACCAGCTCTCGCGCTTCCTCCATGCGGTCCGCTGCGTCCAGCCATCGCTCCCGCAGACGGGCCAGCGGCGTCAAGCGCGAAAGCTCCTTGGAGAGCGTCGCAAGCTGAGCCGGATCGGCTGTCACCGCGGGATCGGCCAGCTTGGCCGTGATCTCCTCGGAGCGCGCGTGCAGAGCGTGCAGCCGGTCAAGCATGCGGCACCACCACCGGCTGAACCTGGGGGCGCAGCGACGTCAGCTGCGCCTCGTCTTCCAGCACGCGATCCATGGCGGCAATCGCCACCTCGACCTGGTCGTCGTCCGGTTCGCGTGTCGTCAAGCGCTGCACCCACATGCCGGGGGCCGAGACGATCCGTGCCAAGAGATTCGATCGGTACCGCGCCGTCAGCATGATCAGCTCGAATCCGACGCCCGCGATCAGCGGCAGCAACGCGATGCGCGAAAGCACCCGCAGCACGAACGGCGGCCGCCCCAGAAACGCAAACACAATGATCGAGACCACCACCAGCATCACCAGGAACGCCGTGCCGCAGCGGGGATGGGCCAAGCTCTGCCGCTGCACGTTGGCGGTCGTGAGGCGCTCGCCGGCCTCCAGGGCGTTGATGGTCTTGTGCTCCGCACCGTGATACATCCAGACGCGCCGAATGTCGGGCATGAGGCCGATGCCGCCGAGATAGGCGATGAACACTGCCAGTCTGACGCCGCCTTCGATGATGTTGCTGACGAGATCCGACTCGACGCTCGCGTCGGCGAACGAGGTGATCACGAGCGGAAGCACGAAGAACAGCCCGACGCCCAGCGCCAGCCCGAAGACCAGGCTGCCGGTGATATAGGTCGAGGACTCAACGTCCTCGGTTTCGGAGCCGTCGTCCTCCGCCATCTGCACGCGCGCCGAGAAGCTGAGCGACCGCATGCCGATGACGAGCATCTCCCACACCGCCACGACGCCGCGCAGGAAATAGGCGCGGCGCAGCCGCTGCGAGAGCCTGTCGGGATCGAGCGTCTCCGCCCGCAGCACGATGTGTCCCGCGGGATGCCGCACGGCGGTTGCGAGCGCCTTGCGGCCGCGCATCATCACGCCTTCGAGCACGGCCTGGCCGCCGTAGTTGATGCGCAACTCGTTGCTCTGCGCGTCAGCCGCCATCAGGTCTGCCGTCGATCATTCCGGGGCGGAAACACGGCGCACACGCCGCGCATCCGCAGCTAAGCCCTGGCGCGCGCTCGCCTGCGACGTCGCTCGAACCGCTCCACCTGGCCGGCGGTGTCGACCAGACGCTGCTGACCCGTGAAGAACGGGTGGCACTCGGCGCACACGTCAACATTGATGGCGGCAACCGTGGCGCGCGTCGTAAAGCTGTTGCCGCAGGCGCACGTGACGGTGCACTCAACGTAGTCAGGGTGAATATCGGGCTTCATGCAGCGTCTCCCGTGGACACCGTCAAACCTATCACAGGGTTAGCGCTCGGCCATGCGCGGCGGCTCGGCGGGGCGGCCGATGAGCCGCCGCCGAGGCAGGCGCGCCAGCACCAGAAGCAGCACCAGCAAGAGCCCCATGAGGCCCAGGAAGGCGTAGACCTTGTTCACGCGCTCCACCAGAAGCGCAATGGTGCCCAAACCCGCCGCCACCACGTAGTAGAACAGCGCGACCACGGGCTGGGCCAGCCCCGCCTCCCACAGCCGATGGTGCAGGTGGCGCGCATCACGGGTGCTCATGCTCCCGCCCGCAGCCAGCCGTCGGACGATGGACCAGGCGACTTCCAGGATCGGCACGCCAAGCACAAGCATGGCCGTCGCGATCTTCGCCGGCCCGAGAATCGCGATTACGGCCAGGCTGAAGCCGAGAAAGTGCGAGCCGCTGTCCCCCATGATGATGCTCGCGCGGTAGAAGTTGAGCGGCAGGAACCCCAGCGACACGGCCGCGAGCGCCAGCGCCAGCGTCGCCACGTCGGGAAGTCCCAGGCGGCTCGAGAGCACCACCAGCACCAGGGCGGCGATCGTTGACACGCCGCCCGCCAGCCCGTCCTGCCCATCGGTGAAGTTGATGGCGTTCATCATGCCGACAATCCAAAACAGGGTGAACGGCACCACGATCACCAGCGGCAGATCGATCACGCCGCCCAGCGGGTTGCTCACCGCGTCGATGCGAATGCCGCAGGCCAATGGAATTGCGGCGGCGACCAGCTGAGCCAGGAGCTTGTCGCGGGGACGGAGTCCGCGGACATCGTCGACGAGCATCACGGCGACGATCACCGTCGCCCCGCCGAGCAGACCGGCCAGCGCCAGATCGTAGGGTTGGGCCACCACCAGCGCCACGACGACGAAGGCGGCATACATCGCCACCCCTCCGAGCCGCGGCACAGGCTTGGCGTGAATCCGATCGGGCCCGGGCTGATGCATCCACCCGCGCCGACGAGCGAGCGTGCGGATCCCCAACGTCATAGGGAGCACCAGCGGCGCTCCAATGGCCAGCGCGAGCCAGTTGACGTCTATCACGATCCGCACCTCGGCTACACTGAGATTTGCATTGACCGATGAATCATCCGACTCCTAAGATAGCCGTGGCTGCTGCGAAGTGGCTGGCAGAACTGGCTGTGCGTCGCCAGGAGGCACCTTTTCCGATACCCCCAGGCGTTGTTCGCGACCGACTGAAGCCCGCCCAAGCGGCGGGTATTTTATTGGCGGAAACGCCGAGGAGGAGTTCTTGGTTCATATCACCGTAGGCGCCAACGAGAGCTTCGATGCCGCGCTGCGACGCTTCAACAAGAAGGTGCAGCAAGAAGGCATTATCACGGAGTCTCGACGGCGGAGCGCGTTCGACAAGCCCAGCGTGCTGCGCAAGAAGAAGGCGGCGGCCAAGCGCCGCAAAGCCCGGCGCGCGGCGCTCAAGGCGATGCAAGCGGAGAGCCAGGCGCTCTAGCGCGAATCCGCGCCGGCCAGGCGCACCCCTATCCATCGCATGAGCTTGCTCGATCGAATCTCCAGCGACCTCACGTCCGCGCTGCGCGGCGGCGACCAGCCACGCGTACGACTTTTGCGGACGCTTCGGTCGGCCATTGCCTACGAGGCCAAGGACAAGCGGCAGGACGCCGGCGACGACCTGGTGCGCACCGTGCTGGCGCGCGAAGCTCGCCGGCGCGAAGAAGCCATCAAGCTCTACGAGTCCGGCGGCCGCGCGGACAAAGCCGCCGACGAGCAGGCGGAACTCGCGGTCATCGCCGGCTACCTGCCTCCCGTTATCGACGCCGAGGCCATCGAGGCAGCGGCGCGCGCGGTCATCGACGAGACCGGCGCTTCCGGTCCAGGCGACATTGGCCGCGTGATGGGCCCCTTGATGGCCCGCCTGCGCGCGCAGGGCACCGTGGACGGCAAGGCCGTGAGCGCGACGGTGCGCGCCCTGCTCACCGACTAGTGACCCGGGCGACGCTGACACTCGATCTGGTCGACGCCCAAGAGTTGCCTCAGCCCATGATTACCCTGGCGGCGCGCGTCGCCACGGCGGTAGCCGACGCCGCAGGGTTGAGGGGTACTGCCGCTCTGAGGATCTGCAGCGATGCAGACATGCGGCGACTGAACCGGCAGTTCCGCGACATCGACCAATCGACGGACGTGCTCGCCTTCCCGCCCGACGCCGTCGACCCCGGATCCGACCCCGAGTCCGTTGGAGACGTGGCGCTTTCGTACGCGCGCGTGGTCCGCCAGGGGCAGATGCACGGGCATGGCACGGAGCGCGAGTTTGCCTATCTCATCACCCATGCCCTGCTTCACCTCGCTGGCTTCACGCACGACGACCCACCGAGCTATCGGCGCATGCGGCGCGTCGAGGAGGAAATCCTGGCGTCGATTGGGATGACACGCGACCGAATTCCGGCGGCATAGCCGATGCGCCGCCTCACCCGTGCGGCCCCGGCCAAAGTCAACCTCGGCTTGCAGGTCACCGGCCGTCGGCCGGACGGATACCACGAACTGGTGACGGTGATGCAGACGCTTGAACTGGCGGACGACGTGCGCCTGGAATCCGCTCCAACCGTGAGTGGTCGACCGTCGCTCCCGGACCTAGCCGCGGAGGACGACCTGGCGCTGCGGGCGGCGCATCTGCTGCGCCGGACGCTTGGCGTGGCGTCCGGCGCCCACGTGAGCGTTGAGAAGCGGATCCCCGCAGCCGCCGGTCTGGGGGGCGGAAGCTCGGACGCGGCCGCGGTGCTCGCGGCGCTGAATCAGCTCTGGGAAACCGACGTGGATCACGCGCGTATGGTGCAGATCGCGGCCGAATTGGGCTCCGACGTACCGTTCCTGGTGCGCGGCGGCACGGCGCTGGCGACCGGACGCGGCGAACATTTGAGCGATCTGCCGCCCGCACCGATGCGGCATGTCGTGCTCGTGCGCCCGGACAGTCCGCTGGCCACCGCCGATGTCTACGCCGAGTTGCGGCCTTCCGAATGGAGCGATGGCGAGCGAACGATGGACCTTGCCCGTGGGCTGGCTGCCGGCGAGCTGTCCGAAGACCTCATGTGCAACGACCTCACGCCGGCTGCCATCAGACTGACGCCGGTGGTCGGCGACATCCTTGTTGACCTTCGCGCGGCGGGCGCTCATCCGGCGCTGATGGCCGGCAGCGGCGCCACCTGCTTCGGCCTGTTCGCTGACATTTCGACCGCTGAGGAAGCTGTTGAGCGCGGGCATGCCGCCGGCCACTGGACGCACTTCACCCGGTTTCGCCCGGCCGCCGACGCGTAGCGGATGCGGGATGGCATCCGTTGACCCGTTGTTGTCCGATCTCTACGCTGAACCTGGATGGGGAGTAGCCAAGGGGTAAGGCAGCGGACTTTGAATCCGCGATTCGGAGGTTCGAATCCTCCCTCCCCAGCCGTGAGCCGCTCATGACCTGTACCGCAGTAATCCTGGCCGCGGGCCGCGGCGTGCGCATGGCCGCCTCGGGTCCGAAGGTGCTGCATCAAGTCGCCGGCTGGCCGCTGGTCAAGCACGTGGTGGCAACCGCGCGCAAAGCCGGCTGCGATCCGATCGTGGTGGTCGCGTCGCCCGAGGTCGACCTGCGCGATGCCGTGGGCAACGACGTCCACATCGTCGAACAGCCGCCTGACGACTATGGGACCGCGGCGGCCGCGCAGGCGGCCGGCGTCCCGCAGAGTCCCGGCACAGCCGTCGTGATGTTCGGAGACTCCCCGCTGCTCACGTCCCAGACCGTGCGCGAGATGGCGGCCTTGCGCGATGAACGCGACGCCGCAATCGTCGTGGGCTGGACCCAAGCGCCTGCGCCGGGTAGCTACGGCCGGGTTGTGATGGCTGATGACGGATCTGTGCAAGCCATTGTCGAGGCCGCCGATGCGGACTCGGCCACCTACGCCATGACCTCCTGCAATTCCGGCCTGATGGCGTTCGATGCCGAGTGGCTTGGCGCCGCGCTGCCGCGGGTACCCCGCAGCCCGGCGACGGGCGAGCGCTACCTGACGGCCGCCGTCGAGCTTGCCATCGCCGATGGGCGCCGGGTGGTTTCCCACTTGATCGCCGACGAGGAGGAAACCATCGGCTGCGATGACCTCTCGCGTCTGGCGGACGCCGAGCAGGCCATGCAGCAGCGCCTGCGCCAGGACCTGATGGCGCAGGGCGTGCAGTTGCGCGACCCGGCAACGACCTATCTGCACCGCGGCGTGACTGTCGGTTCGGGTTCCGTAATCCTGCCGGGCACGTCGCTCGAGGGCGCTACCTCGATCGCTGCCGGATCAACCATTGGCCCGAACAGCCGGCTCATCGACGCGACCGTGGGCGACGGTTGCATCGTCGAGTCGTCGCGGGTGTCGGCGTCGAGCCTCGGCGACGGCGTCGTTGTGGGCCCCTTCGCTCACGTGCGCGACGGCTGCGCCATCGGGTCCGACAGTCACCTTGGGTCACAGACCGAACTCAAGGCCGCCACACTGGGAAGTGGCGTGCACGTGCACCATTTCGGCTATCTTGGAGACGTGGAGATTGGCGATGGTGCAAACATCGGCGCCGGCACGGTCACGTGCAACTTCGACGGTACGGCCAAGCACCGCACCGTGATCGGCGCTGACGCCTTCATCGGCAGCGACACCATGCTGATCGCCCCCGTGACGGTTGGGGAGGGCGCGCGAACCAGCGCCAGCGCCGTCGTCACACGGGATGTCCCGCCGGGCATGCTGGCGGTGGGCATTCCGGCGCGAATCCGTCGCTAGCGGAGTAGGGGGAGGCCTCCGTGGACGGCGAGCTGAAAATATTTTCGGGAAGCAGCAATCGGGGCTTGGCCGCACGCATCGCACATACGCTCGGGCGTCCCCTGGGCGAGGCCAGGGTCGAGCACTTCCCCGACGGCGAGGCCGACATCCAAATCCTGGAGAACGTGCGCGGCACCGACGTCTTCGTCGTGCAGTCCACCTGCGCGCCGGTCGACAGAAATCTGATGCAGCTGCTGATCATGATCGACGCGCTGCGGCGTGCCTCAGCGGGCCGCGTCACCGCGCTCATCCCGTATTTCGGCTACGCGCGCCAGGAAAAGAAGTCCACCGGGCGCGAACCGATCACGGCCAAGCTTGTCGCCAACATCCTCGAGGCGGCCGGCGTTTCGCGCATCGTCACGCTCGATCTGCACGCGCCCGCGGTGCAGGGGTTCTTTGACATCCCCGTCGATCATCTGCTGGCCGCGCCGTTGCTGGCCGACGCCATCGACCGCATGGGGCTGACGCAGCCGGTCATCGTGTCGCCCGACGCCGGCGGCGTGACCCGTGCGCACGATTTCAGTCAGCGCGTTGCCGGCGCCCCCCTGGCCGTCGTCTTCAAGAACCGCACCGCGGCCGACAAGATCGAGCACCTCCAGATCGTGGGGGAAGTGGAAGGACGCGACGCCATCATCGTGGATGACCAGGTCTCGACCGGCCACACGCTGGTCGAGGCCAGCGAGGCGCTGCGGGAACGGGGCGCACGAAGCGTCTACAGCTGCGCGGTGCACCCGGTGTTTGCCGACGACGCACTCGAGCGGATTCAGGACGCCCCGATCGAGCGGCTCTTCATCACCGACACGATTCCGATTGAAGACGGACTCATGAACGGCAAAATACAATTGGTCCACACGCATGAATTGTTTGGAGAGGCTGTCCGCCGGATTCACAACGACGAATCCGTCACGGCACTGTTCAAGTGAGAGCCCAAATGTGGGGTATCGAGAGTGGGCGCGCGATCGCGGACCGCGCGGCACCCGAGGACGTACGCACCCGTCTGTGCGGCGACTGAACGAGGAGCGGATCCTTTTTGGATCCTGTTAGTTGGCTCGGTCTCGTCGGTATTTTCGTTCTGACCGGATTCTCAGCGCTCGCCAGCGCCAGCGAGAGCGCGCTCAACGAGACTGCACGCACCGATCTGGAGCCGCCGGCGCCGGATGCTCCGGGTGCTGCGCGGCGCCGTCATGAGCTGCTGACGAATCGATTCCGATTCTGGGTCGGACAGCGCCTCAGCGATACGGTTGTGATTCTCGTATCGGCCACGCTCACGGCCACGCTCATGGCCGACGCCTTGACGGCCGTGATTCCAAACCGTGCCGGGAGCGTGGTCGTTGCCATCGGCGCGCTCGCCGTGCTTCATTCAGGCTTGGCTCGAATCCTGCCGCGCATCCTGGCGCAGCGGTATCCGCGGACGTTGGCGGAACGGCTCACATTCGTCCCGTGGGTGATCTATGCGGCATCCCTCCCGGTTACCCGACTCTTCGAGAAGCTGCTGAGCGCGGAGGAACAAGAAGCCTGGAAGGCGCCCGATCCGGAG
The sequence above is drawn from the Chloroflexota bacterium genome and encodes:
- the glmU gene encoding bifunctional UDP-N-acetylglucosamine diphosphorylase/glucosamine-1-phosphate N-acetyltransferase GlmU, whose product is MTCTAVILAAGRGVRMAASGPKVLHQVAGWPLVKHVVATARKAGCDPIVVVASPEVDLRDAVGNDVHIVEQPPDDYGTAAAAQAAGVPQSPGTAVVMFGDSPLLTSQTVREMAALRDERDAAIVVGWTQAPAPGSYGRVVMADDGSVQAIVEAADADSATYAMTSCNSGLMAFDAEWLGAALPRVPRSPATGERYLTAAVELAIADGRRVVSHLIADEEETIGCDDLSRLADAEQAMQQRLRQDLMAQGVQLRDPATTYLHRGVTVGSGSVILPGTSLEGATSIAAGSTIGPNSRLIDATVGDGCIVESSRVSASSLGDGVVVGPFAHVRDGCAIGSDSHLGSQTELKAATLGSGVHVHHFGYLGDVEIGDGANIGAGTVTCNFDGTAKHRTVIGADAFIGSDTMLIAPVTVGEGARTSASAVVTRDVPPGMLAVGIPARIRR
- a CDS encoding DUF1385 domain-containing protein, with protein sequence MAADAQSNELRINYGGQAVLEGVMMRGRKALATAVRHPAGHIVLRAETLDPDRLSQRLRRAYFLRGVVAVWEMLVIGMRSLSFSARVQMAEDDGSETEDVESSTYITGSLVFGLALGVGLFFVLPLVITSFADASVESDLVSNIIEGGVRLAVFIAYLGGIGLMPDIRRVWMYHGAEHKTINALEAGERLTTANVQRQSLAHPRCGTAFLVMLVVVSIIVFAFLGRPPFVLRVLSRIALLPLIAGVGFELIMLTARYRSNLLARIVSAPGMWVQRLTTREPDDDQVEVAIAAMDRVLEDEAQLTSLRPQVQPVVVPHA
- the rpsU gene encoding 30S ribosomal protein S21, translating into MVHITVGANESFDAALRRFNKKVQQEGIITESRRRSAFDKPSVLRKKKAAAKRRKARRAALKAMQAESQAL
- a CDS encoding ribose-phosphate pyrophosphokinase, which translates into the protein MDGELKIFSGSSNRGLAARIAHTLGRPLGEARVEHFPDGEADIQILENVRGTDVFVVQSTCAPVDRNLMQLLIMIDALRRASAGRVTALIPYFGYARQEKKSTGREPITAKLVANILEAAGVSRIVTLDLHAPAVQGFFDIPVDHLLAAPLLADAIDRMGLTQPVIVSPDAGGVTRAHDFSQRVAGAPLAVVFKNRTAADKIEHLQIVGEVEGRDAIIVDDQVSTGHTLVEASEALRERGARSVYSCAVHPVFADDALERIQDAPIERLFITDTIPIEDGLMNGKIQLVHTHELFGEAVRRIHNDESVTALFK
- a CDS encoding GatB/YqeY domain-containing protein, producing MSLLDRISSDLTSALRGGDQPRVRLLRTLRSAIAYEAKDKRQDAGDDLVRTVLAREARRREEAIKLYESGGRADKAADEQAELAVIAGYLPPVIDAEAIEAAARAVIDETGASGPGDIGRVMGPLMARLRAQGTVDGKAVSATVRALLTD
- the rpmE gene encoding 50S ribosomal protein L31; this encodes MKPDIHPDYVECTVTCACGNSFTTRATVAAINVDVCAECHPFFTGQQRLVDTAGQVERFERRRRRARARA
- the ybeY gene encoding rRNA maturation RNase YbeY, which gives rise to MITLAARVATAVADAAGLRGTAALRICSDADMRRLNRQFRDIDQSTDVLAFPPDAVDPGSDPESVGDVALSYARVVRQGQMHGHGTEREFAYLITHALLHLAGFTHDDPPSYRRMRRVEEEILASIGMTRDRIPAA
- a CDS encoding 4-(cytidine 5'-diphospho)-2-C-methyl-D-erythritol kinase: MRRLTRAAPAKVNLGLQVTGRRPDGYHELVTVMQTLELADDVRLESAPTVSGRPSLPDLAAEDDLALRAAHLLRRTLGVASGAHVSVEKRIPAAAGLGGGSSDAAAVLAALNQLWETDVDHARMVQIAAELGSDVPFLVRGGTALATGRGEHLSDLPPAPMRHVVLVRPDSPLATADVYAELRPSEWSDGERTMDLARGLAAGELSEDLMCNDLTPAAIRLTPVVGDILVDLRAAGAHPALMAGSGATCFGLFADISTAEEAVERGHAAGHWTHFTRFRPAADA
- a CDS encoding MraY family glycosyltransferase is translated as MIDVNWLALAIGAPLVLPMTLGIRTLARRRGWMHQPGPDRIHAKPVPRLGGVAMYAAFVVVALVVAQPYDLALAGLLGGATVIVAVMLVDDVRGLRPRDKLLAQLVAAAIPLACGIRIDAVSNPLGGVIDLPLVIVVPFTLFWIVGMMNAINFTDGQDGLAGGVSTIAALVLVVLSSRLGLPDVATLALALAAVSLGFLPLNFYRASIIMGDSGSHFLGFSLAVIAILGPAKIATAMLVLGVPILEVAWSIVRRLAAGGSMSTRDARHLHHRLWEAGLAQPVVALFYYVVAAGLGTIALLVERVNKVYAFLGLMGLLLVLLLVLARLPRRRLIGRPAEPPRMAER